From Penicillium digitatum chromosome 5, complete sequence, one genomic window encodes:
- a CDS encoding Short-chain dehydrogenase/reductase SDR — MVNILQSKIDPLPTGIDLTDKTVVVTGASAGMGLETTKQLLRLRASTVILAVRNVAKGEACATVLRQDRRIQAHNSNPTIKVMALDVDDYESVQRFTKQLREEIPVVHVLILNAGIGLLKLERSPSGHDRTTQVNYYSNVLLIAELLPYLEAGAEKTGSPARISWVGSRAHESSSLEKKVPIQSGESVLAHMDKEEFFVPFQRYGDSKLLCALFMYSLAPRLDPKKVILNMMCPGMVNTGMSDVLPLHLRLIINVVKSIRARPVEVGVWIILHSALVVGPESHGKFLGDKTISDKTAFIQSPVGQEIQKKLWEETIAEMGRLTTLPAEFK; from the exons ATGGTCAACATCCTGCAGTCGAAAATCGACCCCTTGCCTACCGGCATTGACCTGACGGATAAAACCGTCGTTGTTACTGGTGCTAGCGCTGGAATGGGTCTGGAAACGACCAAACAGCTACTACGACTGCGCGCCTCGACTGTGATTTTGGCCGTCCGCAATGTCGCCAAGGGGGAGGCCTGCGCAACTGTCCTCCGCCAGGACCGTCGCATTCAAGCCCACAATTCTAACCCGACCATCAAAGTCATGGCACTTGACGTGGATGATTACGAGAGTGTACAACGTTTCACCAAGCAGCTCCGCGAAGAGATTCCGGTGGTTCATGTCCTCATTCTGAATGCAGGTATCGGTCTGCTGAAGCTGGAACGCAGCCCGAGCGGCCATGACCGAACCACCCAAGTCAATTACTACTCCAACGTCTTGTTGATCGCCGAGCTCCTGCCGTATCTCGAGGCGGGTGCGGAGAAGACTGGCTCTCCTGCACGCATTAGCTGGGTCGGCAGTCGTGCGCACGAGTCCTCAAGCCTCGAGAAGAAAGTTCCCATCCAGTCCGGTGAAAGTGTACTTGCGCACATGGACAAGGAAGAGTTCTTTGTCCCGTTCCAGCGCTATGGGGACTCGAAGCTACTTTGTGCGTTGTTCATGTACAGTCTGGCGCCGCGGCTGGATCCCAAGAAAGTCATCCTCAACATGATGTGTCCAGGCATGGTGAACACAGGCATGAGTGATGTTCTCCCCCTGCATTTGCGTTTAATCATCAATGTTGTCAAGTCGATTCGCGCCAGACCTGTTGAGGTGGGCGTCTGGATTATCCTGCACAGTGCGCTGGTGGTAGGCCCCGAGTCTCATGGCAAGTTCTTAGGCGACAAAACCATCTCTGA CAAAACGGCGTTCATCCAGTCACCGGTGGGCCAGGAGATTCAGAAGAAACTGTGGGAGGAGACAATTGCCGAGATGGGCAGATTGACGACCCTTCCTGCTGAGTTCAAGTAG
- a CDS encoding Cytochrome P450, E-class, group I: protein MALVSVLPVNLWLIAASIFALYQIIRAVYLIFFSPLSGFPGSPWAAVGEYWEAYWNIGLKPGNKGQTLFKLEEMHKRLGPALRMGPNEIHIYDPAFYHELYRPGSRYYKDPSMHKVLGAPSSTLAESDPVRHKQRRAPLEPLFSKKNILSLEPMLMDHVDYCSKRFDELFSQGKPVSMEWALKSLAMDMVSQFAFGQSLDALSDPEFKSLQVRVFQQYLPSLHVIKAFPFVRLLNLLPLWIVKRISHSVEMGHELERFAARRIDEYLAAAAKGKTPTFPTLMERLLIPIPEKGYAVPDKQGLRDELLTMISAGDDTTGIANTVTIFNIFNNRDVHDHLLAELKTVMPTPDTHVSYLQLEALPYLTAVIKEGLRYSSPAASRTPRLVPPGGVRLPDGRFIPAGTRVGMAIYHIHYNETLFENPRVFDPERWLQGSEVTTERAKFLVPFSRGSRSCLGINLAYMEMYMAIAYIVRRFDLDLVGTTVEDMKWDDMVVPQFHGEFLAFTKRRED from the exons ATGGCTTTGGTTTCTGTGCTTCCTGTGAACCTCTGGCTCATTGCCGCGAGCATCTTTGCTCTTTACCAAATCATCCGTGCTGTCTATCTGATCTTCTTTAGTCCTTTGTCCGGGTTTCCAGGCTCACCATGGGCAGCTGTGGGGGAATA TTGGGAAGCCTACTGGAATATCGGCCTCAAACCCGGCAACAAAGGCCAGACGTTGTTCAAGCTCGAAGAGATGCATAAGCGCCTGGGGCCTGCATTGCGCATGGGTCCAAATGAGATCCATATCTACGATCCAGCCTTCTACCACGAGTTGTATCGACCAGGTAGTCGGTACTACAAAGATCCATCGATGCATAAGGTCCTGGGAGCGCCGTCGAGCACGCTGGCCGAGAGTGACCCGGTGCGGCACAAGCAGCGAAGAGCACCACTAGAGCCCCTGTTCTCCAAGAAGAACATCCTCAGTCTAGAACCAATGCTCATGGACCATGTTGATTACTGCTCCAAGCGATTTGATGAGCTTTTTTCTCAGGGAAAGCCTGTCTCGATGGAATGGGCTTTAAAGTCGTTGGCAATGG ACATGGTGTCTCAGTTTGCCTTCGGTCAATCCCTCGACGCCCTCTCTGATCCAGAGTTCAAGTCACTCCAGGTGCGAGTCTTCCAGCAATACCTCCCTAGTCTACATGTCATCAAGGCTTTTCCCTTTGTGCGACTGCTCAACCTGCTGCCACTTTGGATCGTAAAACGCATCTCACATTCTGTTGAGATGGGCCACGAGTTGGAACGG TTCGCCGCTCGTCGCATTGATGAGTATCTTGCTGCGGCGGCAAAGGGAAAAACTCCAACCTTCCCCACTCTCATGGAGCGTTTGCTCATTCCAATTCCCGAGAAGGGCTATGCAGTCCCTGACAAACAGGGTCTCCGTGATGAGCTTCTTACCATGATCTCCGCTGGGGACGACACTACCGGAATTGCCAACACAGTTACCATATTCAATATCTTTAATAACCGTGACGTCCATGACCATCTCCTAGCGGAGCTAAAAACAGTCATGCCGACGCCTGATACCCATGTCTCATACCTTCAGCTTGAGGCGCTGCCATATCTT ACCGCAGTGATAAAAGAAGGTCTCCGATACTCTTCTCCCGCAGCCTCCCGCACTCCTCGTCTCGTTCCTCCAGGCGGCGTTCGTCTTCCGGACGGCCGATTCATCCCCGCGGGAACCCGGGTTGGAATGGCCATTTATCATATTCACTACAACGAGACTCTCTTTGAAAATCCCCGTGTCTTTGATCCAGAGCGGTGGCTGCAGGGATCGGAGGTGACAACGGAGAGAGCTAAATTCCTGGTGCCTTTTTCACGAGGGAGTCGGTCTTGCCTGGGAATCAA CCTTGCATATATGGAGATGTACATGGCTATCGCGTACATTGTGCGACGGTTTGATTTGGACTTGGTGGGAACAACCGTGGAAGATATGAAATGGGATGATATGGTCGTGCCACAGTTTCATGGAGAGTTTCTGGCATTTACAAAGCGGCGAGAGGACTAG
- a CDS encoding MacE, whose amino-acid sequence MAPCKPRTFTAGQDPLTKFDGAISVRNLPRPPDRLFLFHGVMRPNHGIYAKLIATGQKPPTHFHPSQWEFFRILRGNLTIEFNGRAIHRTSRHGELAVPPYTHHVIYGTPGTDMNEVEFVVSASDPVAEEAGATVMDQPFFENWYGYQEDVFQRGEKLDLVQVLSMFDAGGTYLSPPWWVPFRSWIGLFLGIVVGRWIGGLLGYAPFYPEWTTDWEAACKVMQQSRFQRRFADPQAQLRARERFRGQLEEEASARGKKSE is encoded by the exons ATGGCACCCTGCAAACCTCGGACCTTTACAGCCGGTCAGGATCCGCTCACCAAATTTGATGGAGCCATTTCAGTCCGTAATCTGCCCCGCCCCCCGGACcgtttgtttctttttcacGGTGTCATGAGGCCAAATCATGGCATATATGCCAAGCTGATCGCCACTGGCCAAAAGCCCCCCACGCATTTCCACCCCTCGCAGTGGGAGTTCTTCCGCATTCTCCGTGGGAATCTTACCATCGAATTTAATGGGCGCGCCATTCACCGGACCTCCAGGCATGGCGAGCTAGCAGTACCTCCCTATACCCATCATGTCATTTATGGAACCCCGGGAACGGATATGAATGAGGTAGAGTTCGTCGTGAGTGCCAGTGATCCTGTTGCGGAAGAGGCGGGTGCCACTGTGATGGATCAGCCGTTCTTTGAGAATTGGTATGGGTACCAGGAGGATGTTTTTCAACGGGGAGAGAAATTGGATCTCGTGCAGGTGCTTTCG ATGTTTGATGCTGGAGGCACGTATCTATCGCCACCGTGGTGGGTGCCCTTCCGCTCGTGGATCGGGCTATTTCTCGGCATCGTTGTGGGCCGGTGGATTGGTGGGCTGCTGGGTTATGCGCCCTTTTATCCCGAGTGGACGACCGACTGGGAGGCAGCCTGTAAGGTGATGCAACAGAGCCGGTTTCAACGTCGATTTGCGGAtccacaggcacagctacgaGCACGAGAAAGGTTTCGTGGGCAGTTAGAAGAAGAGGCATCTGCCAGGGGGAAGAAGTCGGAGTAG
- a CDS encoding MacI, whose product MSMALEKTQSFSLDSGHYTALAFVLAVCIPQVPHGTAIRYGVFLLQITCAALAFLAPPPPVIDRAFLYSSGVLMGNLLFRYFDRLYTTVPEKTFHRVIKHQIPEDAARLSVSERLVWALELFSVTRGIGWNWRVGGIPKSPTPTTRGQFAASQLIRWIAMYTGLHLVNVSCQLVLSNQKPTTSFAEHLQTYALIVGGCVITIYSHFAIVILPLSALCVGLQIGPHSWQDASSWPPNFADIREAYSIRRFWGYTWHQQLRRQAGAPGAYILGLLPDSVRMSKRTSIRLGRRYWLLLMSFVVSGLIHGCGTYQVTRAFGLPFSDGGELQYFMLQGVAIMAEDLCCWGLGIDDRGAKPRWMRRWVGYATTLSWYVWSRVYLKGVPVALAMGIHHEAGDLFAALELVQQSAAAVPGNFVARAWELIR is encoded by the coding sequence ATGTCCATGGCGTTGGAAAAAACTCAGTCATTTTCTCTCGACAGCGGACACTATACAGCCCTGGCCTTCGTCCTCGCCGTCTGCATCCCACAGGTCCCCCATGGGACTGCAATCCGCTATGGAGTATTCCTTCTCCAGATCACTTGCGCAGCACTGGCATTTCTTGCTCCCCCACCTCCAGTTATAGACCGGGCCTTCCTCTACTCGTCGGGTGTGCTCATGGGCAACCTGCTGTTTCGCTACTTTGACCGACTTTACACGACCGTCCCCGAGAAGACATTCCACCGTGTCATCAAGCATCAAATCCCCGAAGACGCAGCCAGGCTTTCAGTATCTGAGCGTCTTGTCTGGGCGCTGGAACTTTTCAGCGTTACCCGTGGGATCGGCTGGAATTGGCGCGTCGGCGGCATTCCCAAGTCTCCAACGCCAACAACCAGGGGTCAATTCGCCGCATCCCAACTCATCAGATGGATTGCCATGTACACGGGTCTGCACCTCGTCAACGTGAGCTGTCAGCTCGTCTTGTCAAACCAGAAACCCACCACCTCATTCGCCGAACATTTGCAAACATACGCCCTCATAGTAGGTGGCTGCGTCATCACAATATACAGCCATTTCGCTATTGTCATACTTCCGCTCTCAGCTCTCTGTGTCGGTCTCCAAATTGGTCCTCACTCCTGGCAGGATGCTTCCTCATGGCCACCTAACTTCGCTGATATTCGCGAAGCATACAGCATTCGCCGCTTCTGGGGATACACCTGGCACCAGCAACTGCGACGACAGGCAGGTGCGCCCGGTGCATATATCCTCGGCTTGCTGCCAGATAGTGTAAGGATGTCTAAACGGACTTCGATTCGACTGGGGAGACGGTACTGGCTTCTCTTGATGAGCTTCGTCGTTTCGGGATTGATTCATGGGTGTGGGACCTACCAAGTGACACGAGCATTTGGCCTGCCATTCTCTGATGGTGGGGAACTACAATATTTTATGTTACAGGGAGTGGCCATCATGGCTGAGGATTTGTGTTGTTGGGGTTTGGGTATTGATGATCGGGGAGCAAAGCCTAGGTGGATGCGGCGGTGGGTAGGATATGCGACCACGTTGTCTTGGTATGTTTGGAGTCGCGTGTACTTGAAGGGCGTACCGGTGGCGCTGGCGATGGGTATTCACCATGAGGCAGGGGACTTATTCGCTGCGTTGGAACTGGTTCAACAGTCTGCTGCAGCGGTGCCGGGGAATTTCGTGGCGAGGGCATGGGAGTTGATACGGTGA